The Bacteroidia bacterium DNA window ACATCTTGGAAATTAGCAAATTGGAACATCGAACATAGCCAAGGCGGACTGAGATTTCAGTTTTTAGGAAAAAAAATACAGCTCTCAATAGTTGTTCCGGAGTTAGGGACGGGTGTTAGTATCATTGCGCCGGCCTTTCCCAATCCATTTCATTTTACTTGGAAAAATATGCTTTTGCCTGCTTTTGTAGAGCTACAAACGCCTCTGGGTAAGCACACTTTTGAAGGTAATTATGCCGCCATAGATTTTTCCAAAGGGTATCCGCCCCCCCGAACATTTTGGAATTGGGCATCTTGTACCGGAACTACTCAGTTTCAACAAAAAATAGCCATCAATTTAGTCAGTGATTTTAATAACGGCTTAGAAAACGTTATTTGGTTTGGTGATAACTTGTATAGCACCGGCCAAGCGATATTTCATTATCGTAAACCATTGCAAAAGAGCAAGTGGCATATTCATTCTTTGGATAACTGCGTGTCTTTAGACTTTCAGCCATTAGAAGCACGAAGCGAATCCATTAACTTGGGGCTCATTAAAAGTCAGTTTATGCAGCCTTTTGGAAGATTTTCGGGAAATATTCAGTTTCCCAACAGTCATGAATTCTTTTCCGGTTTTGGAGTTACCGAAGAGCATTTAGCCATTTGGTAGATTATTTTTCAGCCAAAGGTCTGCAACGGAT harbors:
- a CDS encoding DUF2804 domain-containing protein; amino-acid sequence: MSLTPISAVAPPSLPQPHDKYTSFGLFRGLIPNVSTQQWDSRWRVRYFKRKSWIFMGVQTAEYLLGFAIADAGYIGTAFTYCYDVQNNQYWEEKITRPWAFGAKFDPNLKTSWKLANWNIEHSQGGLRFQFLGKKIQLSIVVPELGTGVSIIAPAFPNPFHFTWKNMLLPAFVELQTPLGKHTFEGNYAAIDFSKGYPPPRTFWNWASCTGTTQFQQKIAINLVSDFNNGLENVIWFGDNLYSTGQAIFHYRKPLQKSKWHIHSLDNCVSLDFQPLEARSESINLGLIKSQFMQPFGRFSGNIQFPNSHEFFSGFGVTEEHLAIW